Within Raineyella sp. W15-4, the genomic segment CTTCGCGCAGGCGAACCCGTCCGGGCTAAGTGTGGTCATCACCCGGTCAGGCATCCCCGCGTACCGCATGGACACGGGTGTGGACTGCCGCGGCCACCTGGTGTACCGCTCGCCATTGATGAGCTGGACCTTGATCTGGGCAGCACCGATCCGGTACAGGCTGGCGTCGGTGTCCGCCTTCACCTGGTCGAGCCCCGGATGCCCTTCGATCAGACCGAAGTCACGCTCCAAGGAGTCTCGAATGGCGCGGTCCAGCGCTACAGCAACCGGCTGGCGGGGGCCGACCGAAAGCAGGTCGACGTCCTCGCTGAGCCGCAGGCCGTTCAAGAAGGTCCTACTCAACGCGGTGCCGCCGTAGAACACGAACCTGTCCGACTTACTGGAGATAGCCTCGAGCAGGTGGGAGATCGCGAAGTCGTGCTCCACCTGGTCGCGTGACGCCCCGAAGTGCTGCTCCTGTACTGCGGCGTCCTCCTCGCTCAACTCGTACGCCAAC encodes:
- a CDS encoding nucleotidyl transferase AbiEii/AbiGii toxin family protein, producing the protein MEHDFAISHLLEAISSKSDRFVFYGGTALSRTFLNGLRLSEDVDLLSVGPRQPVAVALDRAIRDSLERDFGLIEGHPGLDQVKADTDASLYRIGAAQIKVQLINGERYTRWPRQSTPVSMRYAGMPDRVMTTLSPDGFACAKLSAWCDTTRNAPRDLYDLWAMAEQGMIDAAAAETFRRLGDTGSFPRLWMFPRKAPTQAQWQDSIGHQCRPQVGPDKAYEIVVGAWLQAVSDAEHRGGR